In one Acidimicrobiales bacterium genomic region, the following are encoded:
- the lipA gene encoding lipoyl synthase gives MTAPVAAPLRPGPARGPRGPLRVRWLGRVAYRDGIALQRALHRGGQGEHLLLLEHPSVYTLGLRGTPDSVLVPPERLDGDLVRADRGGDVTWHGPGQLVGYPVVSVPSGPGTTPAHVATVEQVVIDALADLGLAGATRHPGLPGVWVGDRKICAVGVRLTRGRSMHGFALNVDPDLSHFDAIVPCGIPDRGVTSLAAEGLGVPMRAVADAVAARAAERWGTAGVERQDVAWRVPAEDAAVVAGGPSAPGAPVRLLGRLAAAGVDASASVPLGERKPPWLRAPARMGEPFRALQHDLRERRLTTVCEEAGCPNIFECWGAGTATFMLNGDRCTRACGFCLVDTRRPEAPDAGEPERVAEAVEALALEHAVLTAVARDDLPDGGAAAFAATIDAVRRRCPGTAVEVLIPDCKGDPGALETIFAARPDVVNHNLETVARLQRAVRPSASYARSLAVLALAGAAGLTTKSGLILGMGEAEDEVLGALADLRAVGVGIVTLGQYLRPTAAHLPVARWWHPEEFDRLAERGKAMGFAHVQASPLTRSSYHARDAAAAAAAAAASAAPAAVPAAHPGA, from the coding sequence GTGACGGCCCCGGTCGCCGCGCCGCTCCGGCCCGGGCCGGCGCGGGGGCCGCGAGGGCCGCTGCGGGTGCGGTGGCTGGGCCGCGTGGCCTACCGGGACGGGATCGCTCTCCAGCGGGCGCTCCACCGCGGCGGGCAGGGCGAGCACCTGCTGCTGCTGGAGCACCCGAGCGTCTACACCCTCGGCCTGCGGGGGACCCCCGACTCGGTGCTCGTCCCGCCCGAGCGGCTGGACGGCGACCTGGTGCGCGCCGACCGGGGCGGAGACGTCACCTGGCACGGCCCCGGCCAGCTGGTGGGGTACCCCGTCGTGTCGGTGCCGAGCGGGCCCGGAACGACGCCCGCCCACGTGGCCACCGTCGAGCAGGTCGTCATCGACGCCCTGGCCGACCTGGGGCTGGCGGGCGCCACCCGCCACCCCGGTCTCCCCGGCGTGTGGGTCGGCGACCGCAAGATCTGCGCCGTCGGCGTGCGCCTCACCCGCGGCCGGTCGATGCACGGGTTCGCCCTCAACGTCGACCCCGACCTGTCGCACTTCGACGCCATCGTCCCCTGCGGCATCCCGGACCGGGGCGTGACCTCCCTGGCCGCCGAGGGGCTGGGCGTCCCGATGCGGGCGGTAGCCGACGCGGTCGCCGCCCGCGCCGCCGAGCGGTGGGGGACGGCCGGCGTCGAGCGCCAGGACGTGGCGTGGCGGGTGCCTGCCGAGGACGCCGCCGTGGTGGCCGGCGGACCGTCGGCGCCGGGCGCGCCCGTGCGCCTGCTGGGGCGGCTGGCGGCGGCGGGCGTGGACGCATCGGCCTCGGTCCCCCTGGGCGAGCGCAAGCCGCCGTGGCTGCGGGCCCCGGCCCGCATGGGGGAGCCCTTCCGTGCCCTGCAGCACGACCTCCGGGAGCGCCGCCTCACCACCGTGTGCGAGGAGGCCGGCTGCCCCAACATCTTCGAGTGCTGGGGCGCCGGCACGGCCACCTTCATGCTGAACGGGGACCGCTGCACCCGGGCGTGCGGGTTCTGCCTGGTGGACACCCGCCGGCCCGAGGCGCCGGACGCGGGCGAGCCGGAGCGGGTGGCCGAGGCGGTCGAGGCCCTGGCCCTGGAGCACGCCGTGCTCACCGCCGTGGCCAGGGACGACCTGCCCGACGGCGGAGCGGCCGCCTTCGCGGCGACCATCGATGCCGTCCGCCGGCGCTGCCCCGGCACCGCCGTCGAGGTCCTCATCCCCGACTGCAAGGGCGACCCGGGCGCCCTGGAGACGATCTTCGCCGCCCGTCCCGACGTGGTGAACCACAACCTGGAGACGGTGGCCCGCCTGCAGCGGGCGGTGCGGCCGTCGGCCTCCTACGCCCGCAGCCTGGCCGTGCTGGCCCTGGCCGGGGCCGCCGGGCTCACCACCAAGTCGGGGCTCATCCTGGGCATGGGCGAGGCGGAGGACGAGGTGCTCGGGGCGCTGGCCGACCTGCGGGCGGTGGGCGTCGGCATCGTCACGCTGGGCCAGTACCTGCGGCCCACCGCCGCCCACCTCCCCGTCGCCCGCTGGTGGCACCCCGAGGAGTTCGACCGCCTGGCCGAGCGGGGGAAGGCCATGGGGTTCGCCCACGTGCAGGCGTCGCCCCTCACCCGGTCCAGCTACCACGCCCGCGACGCGGCGGCGGCCGCGGCTGCTGCGGCTGCTTCGGCGGCGCCCGCCGCGGTTCCGGCGGCACATCCGGGCGCATAG
- a CDS encoding SDR family oxidoreductase: MDLGLGGRVALVTASSRGLGLACARAFAAEGARVAICGRGEEAVRAAERALADGGAEVLAMVEDVTDPAAPARLVDATVERFGSLDVLVANAGGPPPARSLDVDDARLLAALEANLVTSVRLVRAAVPHLRAGGWGRICLILSYFVRQPAGHLALSNTARTGLWAWAKTAAADLAPDGVTLNAVLPGPHDTARMRELGATGPLADPADLGRVVAFLCSQPAANVSGAALAVDGAATVAFP; this comes from the coding sequence GTGGACCTGGGGCTCGGGGGCCGGGTCGCCCTGGTCACCGCTTCGTCGAGGGGCCTCGGGCTGGCGTGCGCCCGGGCGTTCGCGGCCGAGGGCGCCCGGGTGGCGATCTGCGGCCGCGGCGAGGAGGCGGTGCGGGCGGCCGAGAGGGCGCTGGCCGACGGGGGGGCCGAGGTGCTGGCCATGGTGGAGGACGTCACCGACCCGGCGGCGCCGGCCCGGCTGGTGGACGCCACCGTCGAGCGCTTCGGGTCACTCGACGTCCTCGTCGCCAACGCCGGTGGGCCGCCGCCCGCCCGGTCCCTCGACGTGGACGACGCCCGCCTGCTGGCCGCCCTCGAGGCCAACCTGGTCACTTCCGTCCGCCTGGTCCGGGCCGCCGTTCCCCACCTGCGCGCCGGCGGGTGGGGCCGCATCTGCCTGATCCTCTCCTACTTCGTGCGCCAGCCGGCCGGGCACCTGGCCCTGTCGAACACGGCCCGCACGGGGCTGTGGGCGTGGGCCAAGACGGCGGCCGCCGACCTGGCGCCCGACGGCGTCACCCTCAACGCCGTCCTGCCCGGGCCGCACGACACGGCCCGCATGCGCGAGCTGGGTGCCACCGGCCCCCTCGCCGACCCGGCCGACCTCGGCCGGGTGGTGGCGTTCCTGTGCTCGCAGCCGGCCGCCAACGTCAGCGGCGCGGCACTGGCGGTCGACGGCGCCGCCACCGTCGCCTTCCCGTGA
- a CDS encoding Xaa-Pro peptidase family protein codes for MSRVERVERVRGRMGELGVDALLLSLGADLPWLTGYEAMPLERLTMLVLPADGDATLVVPRLEAPRVAHDPALFALRPWEETEDPVAVVADLVGGRRSLAVSDRAWATFVLQLQASLPTARWLAASTVTGPLRAVKDADEIAALRRAGAAADRVAAALVAGDVALVGRTEAEVSADLSARLRAEGHDRVNFAIVGSGPNSASPHHEPGRRLIGEGEAVVCDFGGTLDGYCSDTTRTVFTGPPPAGFRDVYAAVQRAQAAAVEAAVVGTPCEDVDAVARRIIEEAGYGPQFVHRTGHGIGLEEHEDPYLVGGNCEALVAGHAFSVEPGVYVDGRWGVRIEDIVVAAESGPDPLNAVSHDLAVVA; via the coding sequence GTGAGCCGGGTCGAGCGCGTGGAACGGGTGCGCGGGCGCATGGGGGAGCTGGGCGTGGACGCCCTGCTGCTCTCCCTCGGCGCCGACCTGCCGTGGCTCACCGGGTACGAGGCCATGCCCCTCGAGCGGCTCACCATGCTCGTCCTGCCCGCCGACGGCGACGCCACCCTGGTGGTCCCCCGGCTGGAGGCTCCCCGGGTCGCGCACGACCCCGCCCTGTTCGCCCTGCGGCCCTGGGAGGAGACGGAGGACCCGGTGGCGGTGGTGGCCGACCTGGTGGGCGGGCGCCGCTCGCTGGCCGTGTCGGACCGGGCGTGGGCGACCTTCGTCCTGCAGTTGCAGGCGTCGCTGCCCACGGCCCGGTGGCTGGCCGCCTCCACCGTCACCGGGCCGCTGCGGGCGGTGAAGGACGCCGACGAGATCGCCGCCCTCCGCCGGGCCGGCGCCGCCGCCGACCGGGTGGCGGCCGCCCTGGTGGCCGGGGACGTCGCGCTGGTGGGCCGGACGGAGGCCGAGGTGTCCGCCGACCTGTCGGCCCGCCTGCGGGCCGAGGGCCACGACCGGGTCAACTTCGCCATCGTGGGGAGCGGCCCCAACTCGGCCAGCCCCCACCACGAGCCGGGGCGGCGGCTGATCGGCGAGGGTGAGGCGGTCGTCTGCGACTTCGGCGGCACCCTCGACGGCTACTGCTCCGACACCACACGCACGGTCTTCACCGGCCCGCCGCCGGCCGGGTTCCGCGACGTGTACGCCGCCGTGCAGCGGGCCCAGGCGGCGGCGGTCGAGGCGGCGGTGGTGGGCACGCCGTGCGAGGACGTCGACGCCGTCGCCCGCCGCATCATCGAGGAGGCGGGGTACGGCCCGCAGTTCGTGCACCGCACCGGCCACGGCATCGGGCTGGAGGAGCACGAGGACCCGTACCTGGTCGGTGGCAACTGCGAGGCCCTGGTCGCCGGGCACGCCTTTTCCGTCGAGCCCGGGGTCTACGTCGATGGCCGCTGGGGCGTGCGCATCGAGGACATCGTGGTGGCGGCCGAGTCGGGCCCCGATCCCCTGAACGCGGTGTCGCACGACCTGGCCGTCGTGGCCTGA